Proteins encoded by one window of Collimonas fungivorans:
- the lptB gene encoding LPS export ABC transporter ATP-binding protein, with protein sequence MSAAVSTSVSGAPSTLIVKGLQKSYGARQVVHDVSLEVRCGEVVGLLGPNGAGKTTSFYMIVGLVPSDGGEIDLDGVDISRLPIHRRAVLGLSYLPQEASVFRKLTVEDNIRAVLELQRPNGKPLTKAEIDEQLQKLLHELQIEKLRENQALSLSGGERRRVEIARALATNPRFVLLDEPFAGIDPIAVIEIQRIVRFLKERGIGVLITDHNVRETLGICDRAYIINQGSVLASGSPDDIIADESVRRVYLGEHFRM encoded by the coding sequence ATGAGCGCCGCAGTGAGCACATCAGTGAGCGGCGCTCCCAGCACCCTGATCGTCAAAGGTCTGCAGAAAAGCTACGGCGCGCGCCAGGTGGTGCACGATGTTTCGCTGGAAGTCCGATGCGGCGAAGTGGTCGGACTGCTTGGCCCCAATGGCGCCGGCAAGACTACATCGTTCTACATGATCGTCGGCCTGGTGCCGTCGGACGGCGGCGAGATCGACCTCGACGGCGTCGACATTTCGCGCTTGCCTATCCACAGGCGCGCGGTGCTTGGCCTGTCGTACCTGCCGCAAGAGGCGTCGGTATTCCGCAAGCTGACGGTGGAAGACAATATCCGCGCCGTCCTGGAACTGCAGCGGCCCAACGGCAAGCCGCTCACCAAGGCCGAAATCGACGAGCAGCTGCAGAAACTGCTGCATGAACTGCAAATCGAGAAGCTGCGTGAAAACCAGGCGCTATCACTGTCCGGCGGCGAGCGCCGGCGTGTCGAAATCGCCCGCGCGCTAGCCACCAATCCGCGCTTCGTGCTGCTGGACGAACCGTTTGCCGGTATCGATCCGATCGCCGTGATCGAAATCCAGCGCATCGTCCGCTTCCTCAAGGAACGCGGCATCGGCGTGCTGATCACCGACCACAACGTGCGCGAGACACTCGGCATCTGCGACCGCGCCTATATCATCAACCAAGGCAGCGTGCTGGCCAGCGGCAGTCCGGACGACATCATCGCCGATGAGTCGGTGCGGCGCGTGTACCTGGGCGAGCATTTCCGCATGTAG
- the hpf gene encoding ribosome hibernation-promoting factor, HPF/YfiA family — translation MNFTISGHHLELTPAIREYVQSKLERIKRHFDQVIDISVILTVDKITEKEKRQKAEINLRVKGKDLHAESIAHDLYAAIDALIDKLDRQVIKYKDKMQDHQHDAIKHLPEELPAAT, via the coding sequence ATGAACTTCACCATCAGTGGGCATCACCTCGAGTTAACCCCTGCCATTCGCGAATACGTACAAAGCAAACTAGAGCGTATCAAACGCCATTTCGACCAGGTCATCGATATCAGCGTGATCCTGACGGTCGACAAGATTACTGAAAAAGAAAAACGCCAAAAAGCGGAAATCAATCTGCGCGTAAAAGGAAAAGATCTGCATGCCGAAAGCATTGCCCATGATCTTTATGCCGCCATCGACGCCCTGATCGACAAGCTCGATCGCCAGGTGATCAAGTACAAGGACAAGATGCAAGACCACCAGCACGATGCCATCAAGCACCTGCCGGAAGAACTCCCCGCCGCGACCTGA
- the aroKB gene encoding bifunctional shikimate kinase/3-dehydroquinate synthase AroKB has translation MVRYTGNIFLVGLMGAGKTTVGRALAKKLNKLFIDSDHEIEARTGVSIPLIFEIEGEESFRQRETEVIRDLSGRRGIVLATGGGAVMRPENREYLKSRGTVIYLRASIHNILQRTSRDKNRPLLQTADPRRRLEELSRQREPYYRDVADIVIDTGRPNVQFLVHSILSQLDLLPDEPGQGSGTVNNQAGAIVPNSPNSSMDQQLTQQSTPPAPAPTITLQVELGERSYPIEIGPSLLNDRERIARLITGKQVAVVTNTTVAPLYLQGFSQALKDAGKSVLEIVLPDGEEEKNWASLMQIFDRLLGAKCDRKTTLIALGGGVIGDLTGFAASAYMRGVPFVQIPTTLLAQVDSSVGGKTGINHPLGKNMIGAFYQPQAVIADTMTLHSLPERELSAGLAEVIKYGAVIDAEFFTWIEANIGKLMARDNAALAYAIRRSCELKADVVRQDEREGGLRAILNFGHTFGHAIESGLGYGKWLHGEAVGCGMVMAADLSHRLGHISAVDKERVSALVRAAGLPTEAPNLGAQRWLELMQIDKKNEDGQIKFILMKPLGGHLITGAPQDALLATLQQLASGDLPQ, from the coding sequence ATGGTGCGGTACACAGGCAATATCTTTCTGGTAGGCCTGATGGGCGCGGGCAAGACTACGGTTGGCCGCGCTCTGGCAAAAAAACTCAACAAGCTATTCATTGATTCGGATCACGAAATCGAGGCGCGTACCGGCGTCTCGATTCCGTTGATTTTTGAAATAGAAGGCGAAGAGAGCTTTCGTCAGCGCGAGACGGAAGTAATACGCGACCTCAGCGGCAGGCGCGGCATCGTGCTGGCCACCGGCGGCGGCGCCGTCATGCGGCCGGAAAACCGCGAATATCTGAAAAGCCGCGGCACCGTCATTTACCTGCGTGCCAGCATCCACAATATCCTGCAGCGCACCAGCCGCGACAAGAACCGGCCGTTATTGCAAACTGCCGATCCGCGCCGGCGCCTGGAAGAACTGTCGCGGCAGCGTGAGCCGTATTATCGCGACGTGGCCGACATTGTCATCGACACCGGCCGACCTAACGTACAATTCCTGGTACACAGCATTTTGAGCCAGCTGGACCTGCTGCCCGACGAACCCGGGCAGGGATCGGGTACAGTTAACAACCAGGCCGGCGCTATCGTTCCTAATTCACCGAATTCGTCCATGGATCAACAGTTAACCCAGCAGTCCACTCCGCCGGCCCCGGCGCCGACCATCACGCTCCAGGTAGAACTGGGCGAGCGTAGCTACCCGATCGAGATCGGGCCGTCGCTGCTGAACGACCGCGAGCGGATCGCACGCCTGATCACTGGCAAGCAGGTCGCCGTGGTAACCAACACCACCGTCGCGCCGCTTTATCTGCAGGGGTTTAGCCAGGCATTGAAAGACGCCGGCAAGAGTGTGCTGGAAATCGTGTTGCCGGACGGCGAAGAAGAAAAGAACTGGGCCAGCCTGATGCAGATTTTCGACCGCCTGCTGGGCGCAAAGTGCGACCGCAAGACGACGCTGATCGCCCTCGGCGGCGGCGTGATCGGCGACCTCACCGGTTTCGCGGCTTCGGCCTACATGCGCGGTGTGCCGTTCGTGCAGATTCCGACTACCTTGCTGGCGCAGGTCGATTCCTCGGTGGGCGGCAAAACCGGCATCAACCACCCGCTCGGCAAAAACATGATCGGCGCCTTCTACCAGCCGCAAGCCGTGATCGCCGACACCATGACCTTGCACAGCTTGCCGGAGCGCGAGCTGTCGGCCGGGCTGGCGGAAGTGATCAAATACGGCGCCGTGATCGACGCCGAATTCTTCACATGGATAGAGGCCAATATCGGCAAGCTGATGGCGCGCGACAATGCCGCCCTGGCTTACGCCATCCGCCGCTCCTGCGAACTGAAAGCCGACGTGGTCCGGCAAGACGAGCGCGAAGGCGGCTTGCGCGCGATCCTGAATTTCGGCCATACCTTCGGCCACGCGATCGAATCCGGCCTGGGCTACGGCAAATGGCTGCACGGTGAAGCAGTCGGCTGCGGCATGGTGATGGCAGCGGACCTGTCGCACCGGCTGGGACATATCAGCGCGGTCGACAAGGAACGCGTCAGCGCGCTGGTGCGCGCCGCCGGCTTGCCGACCGAGGCGCCCAACCTTGGCGCCCAGCGCTGGCTGGAGCTGATGCAGATCGACAAGAAAAATGAAGATGGCCAGATCAAGTTCATCCTGATGAAACCATTGGGCGGCCACCTGATCACCGGCGCGCCGCAAGACGCACTGCTGGCGACGCTGCAGCAACTGGCCTCGGGAGACTTGCCACAATGA
- a CDS encoding DUF4197 domain-containing protein, giving the protein MRRIYQTAVTLTLAAAASAALALSLSDLSNQDASSGLKAALQKGADVAVSKLGVENGFLNNDKVKIGLPSVLDKAMPLLRMTGQGQKLDDLVVSMNHAAEQAVPLAKPLLLNAVKSMSVTDAKNILTGGDTSVTDFFKQKTSAQLGQKFLPIVKGVTDRNGLSAQYNSVMGQVGKTGMVPAQQSTVEGYVTQRALDGLYTIIGDEEKAIRQDPVGAGSAIIGKVFGALK; this is encoded by the coding sequence ATGCGACGCATATACCAAACGGCAGTGACTTTGACCCTGGCGGCGGCGGCTTCCGCTGCGCTGGCTTTATCGCTAAGCGACCTGAGCAACCAGGACGCCAGCAGCGGCCTGAAAGCCGCATTGCAAAAGGGCGCGGATGTTGCAGTGTCGAAGCTGGGCGTCGAGAACGGTTTCCTGAACAACGACAAGGTCAAGATCGGCTTGCCCAGCGTGCTCGATAAAGCCATGCCGCTGTTGCGGATGACCGGCCAGGGACAGAAGCTGGACGACCTGGTGGTGTCGATGAACCATGCCGCGGAACAGGCGGTGCCGCTGGCCAAGCCCTTGCTGTTGAATGCGGTCAAATCGATGTCGGTCACCGACGCAAAAAATATCCTGACCGGCGGCGATACCTCGGTGACCGATTTCTTCAAGCAAAAGACTTCGGCGCAGCTGGGCCAGAAATTCCTGCCTATCGTCAAAGGCGTGACCGATCGCAACGGCCTGTCGGCGCAATACAATTCGGTCATGGGACAAGTCGGCAAGACCGGCATGGTGCCGGCCCAGCAGAGTACCGTCGAAGGTTATGTCACGCAGCGCGCGCTGGACGGCCTGTACACCATCATCGGCGATGAAGAGAAAGCCATACGCCAGGACCCGGTCGGCGCCGGCAGCGCGATTATCGGCAAGGTGTTCGGCGCATTGAAGTAA
- the lptC gene encoding LPS export ABC transporter periplasmic protein LptC — MKNLRSTYRFRFLLLLILFILLALGSFWLMQVMHKNTEDLLPKVTRTAPDYFVEHFNYVQMSPTGQPRYNIAGDLLTHNPGDDSFDVQKPLIHSLDKEKPPMNLRADRGKIEDNNSKVHLYGNVNADRPKTPQADNFHLKSEYLLLLPDDDVMQSDKPVEMILGQSTLHGTGMDFNNSTRVLKMFSKVHGVFPPKPR; from the coding sequence ATGAAAAACCTGCGCTCCACTTACCGCTTCCGCTTCCTGCTGCTGCTGATATTGTTCATCCTGCTGGCGCTCGGCAGTTTCTGGCTGATGCAAGTGATGCACAAGAATACCGAAGACCTGCTGCCGAAGGTGACGCGCACCGCGCCGGATTATTTCGTCGAGCATTTCAATTACGTGCAGATGTCGCCCACCGGCCAGCCGCGCTACAACATCGCCGGCGACCTCCTGACCCACAACCCGGGGGACGATTCGTTTGACGTGCAAAAGCCGCTGATCCATAGCCTGGACAAGGAAAAGCCGCCGATGAACCTGCGCGCCGACCGTGGCAAGATTGAAGACAACAACAGCAAGGTGCATTTGTACGGCAACGTCAATGCGGACCGGCCTAAGACGCCGCAGGCCGACAATTTCCACCTGAAATCCGAATACCTGCTGCTATTGCCCGACGATGACGTCATGCAATCCGACAAGCCGGTGGAAATGATACTGGGACAATCGACATTGCACGGCACCGGCATGGATTTCAATAATTCCACGCGGGTGCTGAAAATGTTCAGCAAGGTGCATGGCGTGTTCCCGCCGAAACCTCGCTGA
- a CDS encoding KpsF/GutQ family sugar-phosphate isomerase: protein MSLTDTKILPQTLPQSFDAGRALKLARSTLQIEADAIIALKNRISDALDDPFAQAIALLLNCRGRVVVSGIGKSGHIARKIAATLASTGTPALFIHPAEAAHGDLGMVTEDDAFIAISNSGETAELMAIVPIIKRMGASLIAMTGNQDSALAQLANVHLDVKVDQEACPLNLAPTASTTATLAMGDALAVALLDARGFREEDFARSHPGGALGRRLLTHVRDVMRGGEAIPAVTADVSLSTALLEITRKGIAMTAVVDEKFHAIGVFTDGDLRRLIEQVQDFTKLKIADVMHANPHSIGPDQLAVDAVHMMEQFRINQLLVTDAAGTLVGALHIHDLTRAKVI, encoded by the coding sequence ATGAGTCTAACCGATACCAAAATTTTGCCCCAAACCCTGCCCCAGTCATTCGATGCCGGCCGTGCGCTGAAGCTTGCTCGCAGCACCCTGCAAATCGAAGCCGACGCCATCATCGCACTAAAGAACAGGATTTCCGACGCCCTCGACGATCCTTTTGCCCAGGCGATTGCCTTGCTGCTCAATTGCCGCGGCCGGGTGGTGGTGTCGGGGATAGGAAAGTCCGGCCATATCGCGCGCAAGATCGCCGCTACCCTGGCCTCTACCGGCACCCCTGCCCTGTTCATCCATCCTGCTGAAGCGGCGCACGGCGACCTCGGCATGGTGACCGAGGACGATGCTTTCATCGCCATTTCGAATTCGGGCGAAACCGCCGAACTGATGGCGATCGTGCCGATCATCAAGCGCATGGGCGCCAGCCTGATTGCGATGACCGGCAACCAGGACTCGGCGCTGGCGCAACTGGCCAATGTGCACCTGGACGTCAAGGTCGACCAGGAAGCCTGCCCGCTGAACCTGGCGCCAACCGCCAGCACCACCGCCACGCTGGCGATGGGCGACGCTCTTGCCGTGGCGCTGCTGGACGCGCGCGGTTTCCGTGAAGAGGATTTCGCCCGCTCCCATCCCGGCGGCGCCCTCGGGCGGCGCCTGCTGACCCATGTGCGCGACGTCATGCGCGGCGGCGAAGCGATTCCGGCGGTGACCGCGGACGTGTCGCTGTCGACCGCGCTGCTGGAAATCACTCGCAAGGGTATTGCCATGACCGCGGTGGTGGATGAAAAATTCCATGCCATCGGCGTATTTACCGACGGCGACCTGCGGCGCCTGATCGAACAGGTGCAGGATTTCACCAAGCTGAAGATCGCCGACGTCATGCACGCCAATCCGCACAGCATAGGCCCGGACCAGCTGGCGGTCGACGCGGTGCACATGATGGAGCAGTTCCGCATCAACCAGCTGCTGGTGACCGACGCCGCCGGCACGCTGGTCGGCGCGCTGCATATCCATGACCTGACGCGCGCCAAGGTGATCTGA
- a CDS encoding KdsC family phosphatase: MTILAKQGDGDSANRADLTARAARVRLMIFDVDGILTDGGLLYGADGEQLKRFNALDGHGIKQLQQSGVATAIISARQSAIVSRRASDLGIAHVQQGVHDKHAAFVKLLEQLQLAPDACGFIGDDVIDLPILSQVGFAVSVPNGHADVRSRVHYVTQAGGGHGAAREICDLIMQAQNTYAATLASYLRTTPSGIA, translated from the coding sequence ATGACGATCCTGGCCAAGCAGGGCGATGGTGATAGTGCCAACCGCGCCGACCTGACGGCGCGCGCGGCGCGGGTGCGCCTGATGATATTTGACGTCGACGGCATCCTGACCGACGGCGGCCTGCTGTATGGCGCCGACGGCGAACAGCTCAAGCGCTTCAATGCGCTCGACGGCCATGGCATCAAGCAGCTGCAGCAAAGCGGCGTCGCCACCGCCATCATCAGCGCACGGCAGTCGGCGATTGTCAGCCGGCGCGCCAGCGACCTTGGCATCGCCCATGTGCAGCAGGGTGTGCACGACAAGCATGCGGCTTTCGTCAAATTGCTGGAGCAGCTGCAGCTGGCTCCGGATGCCTGCGGTTTTATTGGCGACGACGTGATCGACTTGCCGATCCTGTCGCAAGTCGGTTTCGCCGTCAGCGTGCCCAACGGCCATGCCGATGTCAGGAGCCGCGTGCATTACGTCACCCAGGCCGGCGGCGGCCACGGCGCCGCGCGTGAAATCTGCGACCTGATCATGCAAGCGCAAAATACCTACGCCGCCACGCTGGCGTCGTACCTGCGCACCACACCGTCAGGCATCGCATGA
- a CDS encoding deoxyguanosinetriphosphate triphosphohydrolase — translation MNPEASLALYAAHSALSRGRLFEETPPSARSEFQRDRDRIIHCTAFRRLEYKTQVFVNHEGDLFRTRLTHSIEVAQIARSIARNLQLNEDLVEAISLAHDLGHTPFGHAGQDALNDCMEGHGGFEHNLQSLRVVDQLEQRYGAFDGLNLMFETREGILKHCSLANAKKLGDIGERFIQRKQPSLEAQVANLADEIAYNNHDVDDGLRSGLLTLEQMNQIDFYARHSREVERLFPGLGGRRAINETVRRMINALITDLIQTSQQRILDARLQSVDDVRNAPPLIAFSDGMAQQAALLKRFLRENLYRHYLVNRMTAKARRIVAELYACFSAEPNLLPPDYQLDQAGAAGANSQARAIADYIAGMTDRYAIREHRRLFLVDEGHL, via the coding sequence ATGAATCCGGAAGCGTCCCTTGCTCTCTATGCCGCACATTCTGCGCTGTCGCGAGGACGCCTGTTCGAGGAAACGCCACCCAGCGCCCGCAGCGAGTTCCAGCGCGACCGCGACCGCATCATTCATTGCACTGCATTCCGCCGCCTGGAATACAAGACCCAGGTATTCGTCAACCATGAGGGCGACCTGTTCCGCACGCGCCTGACGCACAGCATCGAAGTGGCGCAGATAGCCCGCTCGATTGCGCGCAACCTGCAGTTGAACGAAGACTTGGTGGAAGCGATTTCACTGGCCCACGACCTCGGACATACGCCATTCGGCCATGCCGGCCAGGATGCCTTGAATGACTGCATGGAGGGCCATGGCGGCTTCGAACACAATCTGCAGAGCCTGCGTGTGGTCGACCAGCTGGAACAGCGCTACGGTGCGTTTGACGGCCTGAACCTGATGTTCGAGACCCGCGAGGGCATCCTGAAGCACTGTTCGCTGGCCAATGCCAAGAAACTGGGCGATATCGGCGAGCGCTTCATACAGCGCAAGCAGCCGAGCCTGGAGGCGCAAGTCGCCAACCTGGCCGACGAGATCGCCTATAACAACCACGATGTCGACGACGGCCTGCGTTCAGGCTTGCTGACACTGGAGCAGATGAACCAGATTGATTTCTACGCAAGACATAGCCGCGAGGTCGAACGGCTGTTTCCGGGCCTGGGCGGGCGCCGTGCGATCAACGAGACGGTGCGGCGCATGATCAATGCCCTGATCACCGACCTGATCCAGACCTCGCAGCAACGAATCCTGGATGCCCGCCTGCAGAGCGTCGACGACGTGCGCAATGCGCCGCCCCTGATTGCATTTTCCGACGGCATGGCGCAACAGGCTGCCTTGCTGAAACGCTTCCTGCGCGAAAACCTGTATCGCCATTACCTGGTCAACCGCATGACGGCCAAGGCGCGCCGCATCGTCGCCGAACTGTATGCCTGTTTCAGCGCCGAACCGAACCTGCTGCCGCCCGACTACCAGCTCGACCAAGCTGGCGCCGCCGGTGCAAATTCGCAGGCGCGCGCGATTGCCGATTACATCGCCGGCATGACCGACCGTTATGCGATACGCGAGCACAGGCGCCTGTTCCTGGTGGACGAAGGCCATCTTTAA
- a CDS encoding RNA polymerase factor sigma-54 gives MKQSLQLRTSQHLALTPQLQQSIRLLQLSTLELHQELEQILSDNPLLERVDDPLDNSVRLLADGAISGTTSTMDAPVGDSEVSSSPSESEAGLDTPPAVESGAESGDSEWSFDDVARSSKTPDDEDARPQLEAHECTLREHLLQQMRETLNDIRDRALVELTIDALDDNGYLEESLEEILERLPPELEIAIEELSTALKMVQSFDPAGVGARNAAECLGLQIRRFIKVPFVTRRLALAIVQDHLMLFAQRDFNKIKKALDCDDEDLREAQAVIKQCNPHPGAAFAANTSDYVVPDVIVRRSKQGWQVMLNNDVMPRLRVNVLYANILKQSKGDGALTSQLQEAKWLIKNMRQRFDTILRVAQAIVERQRNFFSHGAVAMRPLVLREIADTLGLHESTISRVTTQKYMLTPHGMFELKYFFGSHVATEAGGEASSTAIRALIKQLIGAEDTKNPFSDSKIADMLAEQGMVVARRTVAKYREALKIPSVNLRKAL, from the coding sequence ATGAAACAATCACTCCAGCTACGCACCTCGCAGCATCTTGCGCTGACGCCTCAGTTGCAGCAGTCCATCCGGCTGCTGCAATTGTCTACGCTCGAACTGCACCAGGAGCTGGAACAGATCCTGTCGGACAATCCGCTGCTGGAACGGGTCGACGACCCGCTCGATAACTCCGTGCGCCTGCTGGCGGACGGCGCCATCAGCGGCACCACGTCAACCATGGACGCGCCGGTGGGCGACAGCGAAGTGAGCAGCTCGCCGAGCGAAAGCGAAGCCGGCCTGGACACACCGCCGGCCGTCGAAAGCGGCGCGGAAAGCGGTGACAGCGAATGGAGTTTCGACGACGTCGCGCGCAGTTCGAAGACGCCGGATGACGAAGATGCGCGGCCGCAGCTGGAAGCCCACGAATGCACCCTGCGCGAACACCTGTTGCAGCAGATGCGCGAGACGCTGAACGACATACGCGACCGCGCCCTGGTCGAACTGACCATCGATGCGCTGGACGACAACGGCTACCTGGAAGAATCGCTGGAGGAGATCCTCGAGCGCCTGCCGCCGGAACTGGAGATCGCCATCGAAGAACTGTCGACGGCGCTGAAGATGGTGCAGAGTTTCGACCCGGCCGGCGTCGGCGCCCGCAATGCCGCGGAATGCCTGGGCTTGCAGATCAGGCGTTTTATCAAAGTGCCATTTGTCACGCGCCGCCTGGCGTTGGCGATCGTACAAGACCACCTGATGCTTTTTGCGCAACGCGATTTCAACAAAATCAAGAAAGCGCTCGACTGCGACGACGAGGACCTGCGCGAGGCGCAGGCCGTCATCAAGCAGTGCAATCCGCATCCGGGCGCAGCGTTCGCCGCCAACACCTCCGACTATGTGGTGCCGGACGTGATCGTCAGGCGCAGCAAGCAGGGCTGGCAGGTGATGCTGAACAATGACGTCATGCCAAGGCTCAGGGTAAATGTCCTGTATGCCAACATTCTCAAGCAAAGCAAGGGCGACGGCGCCCTCACTTCGCAGTTGCAGGAAGCCAAGTGGCTGATCAAGAATATGCGGCAGCGTTTCGACACCATCCTGCGCGTGGCGCAGGCAATCGTCGAGCGCCAGAGGAATTTCTTTTCGCACGGGGCGGTCGCCATGCGGCCGCTTGTGTTGCGTGAAATAGCTGATACACTGGGACTACACGAGAGTACTATTTCTCGTGTAACCACTCAGAAATACATGCTCACTCCCCACGGGATGTTTGAACTGAAGTATTTCTTCGGCAGCCATGTTGCTACTGAGGCAGGTGGAGAGGCTTCCTCAACGGCAATCAGGGCACTCATTAAGCAATTGATAGGAGCGGAAGATACAAAAAATCCTTTCTCTGACAGCAAGATTGCCGACATGCTTGCGGAACAAGGTATGGTGGTTGCCCGCCGCACCGTCGCAAAATATCGCGAAGCACTGAAAATTCCGTCAGTTAATTTACGCAAAGCCTTGTAG
- the lptA gene encoding lipopolysaccharide transport periplasmic protein LptA → MKRLFFISLLLLSAVNLAHAEKADSEKPTLIDSDQLTYDDVKQVNVATGNVVLTRGTLLMKADRVVVTTDPSGYQFATLYADPGKLATFKQKRDGGPDLWIDGHAERIEYDGKTEITKLFSKAQMRRLQGDKPTDEVNGEFISYDSRTEFYSVNNTVNGNSQPGAGRIRAVIQPRPKAPQ, encoded by the coding sequence ATGAAACGACTATTTTTCATATCCCTGCTGTTGCTAAGCGCCGTGAACCTGGCGCATGCAGAAAAAGCAGACTCCGAAAAACCGACGCTGATCGATTCCGACCAGCTCACCTATGACGACGTCAAACAGGTCAATGTCGCCACCGGCAACGTGGTCCTGACACGCGGCACGCTGCTGATGAAAGCCGACCGCGTGGTGGTGACCACCGACCCATCCGGCTACCAGTTCGCCACCTTGTACGCGGATCCGGGAAAACTCGCCACGTTCAAGCAAAAACGCGACGGCGGTCCTGACCTGTGGATCGACGGCCATGCGGAACGCATCGAATACGACGGCAAGACTGAAATCACCAAGCTGTTCTCCAAGGCGCAAATGCGCCGCCTGCAGGGCGACAAGCCGACCGACGAAGTCAACGGCGAGTTCATTTCCTACGACAGCCGCACCGAATTCTATTCGGTCAACAATACCGTCAACGGCAACAGCCAGCCGGGCGCCGGACGCATACGCGCCGTCATCCAGCCGCGCCCGAAGGCGCCGCAATGA